TAGCGGCCTGTTTAGAAGTAACACCTGGAATTTGTTTTAATTGTGAGATATTTTCCTTAATCTTACTAACCACATCGTTTTGATAATAATCAATAATAAGCTGTGCTGTTTTTGGCCCAATCGTTGGAAACAAGCTACTTGTTAAATATTTTAAAACTTCATCATTACTTTGGGGCGCAATTTGCTTTAATTCTTTTACTTCAAAGTTTTCCCCATATCGCTCATTATAAACAAATTCGCCTGTTAATTCATATAATTGATCAGGTTGTAAAACTGATAAAAAACCTTTAATAAAAATAAAGTGGGTCTTATCTTTCTCTAATTGAAATTTACAAATTCGATAACCATTTTTTGATTCAAAAACAATTAATTTTAAATAACCTCGTATCTTCTCAACCATCACAATAATCCTTCCTTATAAATAACATAGTTTTTGATCATCTAAATAAACTTCATCAATTATTCCCCCACCAAGACAAACAACACCATTATAAAAAACAGCAGCTTGTCCAGGAGTGATTGCTTTAACTCTACTTTCAAAATGAACAAGACATTTATCTTCACTTAAAACTGTTACTTTAACGGGAATATCTTTCTGACGATAACGAAATTTTGCCGTACAATTGAAATTGTCAGATTTAAGGGTATTGATTCAATTCAAATCTGTTACAAGACAACTAGTTGAATATAATCATTTTTCTTCACTGCTTTTAGCAACATATAAAATATTTTTTGTAACATTTTTACCAGCAACAAAATAAGGTTCTGTCATCCCCCCTAAATTTAGCCCTCGTCGTTGACCAATTGTGTAGTACATAATCCCATTATGAGTTCCTACAACTTCCTTTGTTTCAATATCAACAATTTCACCATTTTGGTTGGGAATATAATTTTGTAAGAAACTTTTAAAATCACGTTCCCCAATAAAACAAATTCCCGTTGAATCTTTTTTATTTGCTGTGATTAAATTCTGTGCATTAGCAATTGCCCGCACTTCTTTTTTCGTTAAATCTCCCAATGGAAAAATTGTTTTTGCTAATTGTTGTTGATTTAACTGACTTAAAAAATAAGTCTGATCTTTATCACTATCAACTCCGCGTAACAATTGATATTCATTTATTTCTTCATTAAATCGTACTCGGGCATAATGTCCCATTGCAATAAAATCAGCTTGATAGTTATTAATAGCATATTTTAGAAAATAATCAAATTTAATATATTTATTACATAAAATATCTGGATTTGGTGTTCGTCCCCGTTGATACTCACTAATAAAATATTTAAAAACATATTCTCAATATTCTTTAATAAAATCAACTCGATGTAATGGCACATTTAAAGCAATACTAACTTTAACAGCATCATCATAATCAACTTCTTGCGGGCAAATCTCATTATTAATTGCTTTATTTCCTAAAATATCATTATTTAATTGACTATCTCAATTTCGCATAAATAGTCCTTCAACTTGATAACCTGCTTGTTGCAATAAATATAAGCTAACAGAAGAGTCAACACCCCCCGATAAGCCAACAACAACTTTTTCCATTTCTATTCACTTCCCTTATTAATAATTAGTCATATAAATTAGCAATATTATTTTAACATTAAAACACTAAGTTTAAAAAACTTAGTGCGGTCTTTTTTGAAGTTTTAAGTATAAAATTCCTATTAACATTAAGATATTTGCTAATATTAAAAAACCATAACTAATAATTTGCATAATATTACTTGTTAAAACAAAATTATTATTCTTATAAAAATAACCGTATAAGGCAATTCCAATGAAACTTCCTAAAAACAATAAACCAAAGGGTAAAAAAAGATACAACTGAATTTTAAAATTAGAAACTACACAAAACGGTAAAATAATTATAATGGCATAAATGCTAAGGAAGATAATCATAAACACGCGATTGGCCAAAAGATAATCCTGGTTAGTTTGAATAAAATTAAATTTTCCAAAAGTTATTGTAGCAAAATTATATAAGTCTAATGATGAATTATTAATCCAATTATTAAATATTAAAAAAGCACTACATAAAATAATTAGACCAACAACTGCCATAATCCGAGCAGTTAAGATAATTGGATTACGTCATGTGATAATATTATTTTTTTTTATTTTACTAATTCGTTGTCTTCCGTTTGGTAGTAATTGGATTTTATAACTATTACTAAAAACGGTTGCTGGTTGAACATGATTTGTTTGATGTTCTTGGTTTAGATTTTCATCATTAAGATTTTCTTGCTTCTTTTGCTTCTTTGCTCGTATTCGCTTCATTTTAGCATTTATCACTGGGTTTGTCGCTTTCGTCGCAGGTAGTGGCGAATCAAATAAACTAGCATAAAAATTATTGATTCGATAACTCCCGACTGGTTCATCAATTTCAATTGTGCGCGGTGTTTCTACATCATCTTTTGGAAGCACTGGTAAAGGTGCTATCTTTTCTTCTCGCACAGTTGTTTCTTCTTGATGATAATATTTATTAGTAGTATGATCAAGGCCTAAATTTGGTCGCTTTGTAATATCTCATTCCATAACATCAAGTTCATCATAAACTTCCGAACCACGAGCGGTTGAAACTTTTATATTCATACCTTTTTCTACGGGTTTAACAACTGATTGTTCAGGTTCACTTGATTGCTCAAATTTCATTTCTTCTTTAATTAAATTTATCTTACTAACAAAAGGTAGCTGTGATTTTTTTCCAGAAGAACTTGCTATGTTTTGCGTTTTATTATTATAACTTTGCGTTACAATAATGTCTTTTTTAGGAGTTGGATTTACAGTGGTAATTTTAGGAAAATGTGCTGTCAAAATTGATTTTGGTTTTGAAATAGTTTCATCCTGTTCAACGGGCGCAATTATCTTACTGGGTTCTTTGTGTGCTGTTTTTTGCATAATTTTTTGAGCAATAGCACGTGCTTGTTCTTTTAATGCTGCACGATCAACATCAATCCGGTCATCCCTACTAATAGCACGATGTGGACTATTATTATTAAAATGGATTAAATCAACCTTATTAGTTATTATTGGTGGTTCTTGTAAATGGTTATCATTATGGAAAGGTGCTTTTTCATCAAATGTTGTTTTAATTTTATCTAAGCGTTGATAAAAATTTGTTTTTTCTTGTTCCAACTTTTCTGCTTGTGTATGCAAAACTCTTAAAGCATCAGGATTATCAAGATTTAAATTTAATTCACGGCATTGTGTTAATGGTGAAAGGTAATTTTGTTCAATTATTTGTTCTGAAACAGATGGTTTTATTGCAAAATAGCCATTATTAAAAAAATGACTATTTTCACCACTAAAAAAATGCGATTTAGTAATTAAAGAAGGCTCTTGATAACTAGAATGTCGATTGTTACGAAGGCCTTGTTTAATTGGTTTAATCTTTAAAATTTTAATGTCATTGCTCTTCATTATTTAGCACCCACTTTAACTAACCCCAAAACTCTATGTATTAATTATATCCTAAAATCACTAAAAAATAAAGGGTTATTAGTAATTCACCGCTTAAAAGTTGGAATAAAGTAAGTGTTTGTTTAAGAAACATAAATTTAATGTTTTTGATGGATAAAAATATCAAGCAAGACTTTTCCCCTTATGTTAATTATATTTCATCACTGGTATGCTATTTTTACAACAACAAAAAAACTAATCATTTTCTCTTTTTGCTCTTCTGCTAATTTTGACATAATAAAAACCACTTTTCTAATTTAATTCTAACTTACTTTTAAAAAGAATTAATTGTGGCAAAAGTGGATTTAATCTTGTTAATTGTTATATCAAATTATGATAAATGTTTAAGAAAATATTATAAACAATAATGTTAACCTTTATTTAACTTGAAACGAAATTTTAAAATAAGTCGCTGTTCATGGCGTATAGAAAATTGAATTATTAAAAGTTAAATCACCAAATAATAAGTCTAATCTTCAACGTGGAGATTTATCCCGTAAAGATTTGACTTCTAAGGTATTATTATTAGTCACAGTTAAATAAGCATCACCAAGGACTTTATCACGGTTACCTAATGCAAATAAATTAATATCAGTTAAATCTTTCGCAAACTCAGAGGCTTTAAAATCATCTCTTAAATATTTTATGGCATTATCTCATAATAATTTACCATCATTAACAATTTTATGATATACATCTTGTGAAATCTTGACAGTACTAAACTTATAATAACCTGCTGACTCAATTTCAAAATATTTATAAAAAGCTATTATAATGTTGGCATAATTTAAGAGTTTTTGATGTAAACCATCAGCACTTATATATAATGTAATTTGAACTGGAACCTCATCAGATGAAGTAACTAATCCTGATAGTGGAACACCAGCAATTAATATTGCTGATAAATTAAAATTAAAATTTCCTAAATATAAATTATCAGTTTCTTTAACCCCATGAAACATTTTAACATTTTTACGAAACATTTTAATAAAACTTTCTGGACTGAGATTACTCATATGACCTTCTCCCCCAGTTCATGAAGACCATGTTGTATAATCTCATGCCCCTGGAGTTCCAACAGTTTGGGCGTCTATATTGCTTACATTTGACGCGCTTCCAGTTATTAAATTTACAATTGTTTGATCATTTACGTATGTAAGATTATCTAAGATTTTAACAGTATCCGGGTTGTTTTTTAATTCTTTTTTTAAAATATTTTGAAATATTTCATCCAATTTTTTGTGATGAACACTATAATTAATATCAAAATTATTAAATAATTCAATAAAATCAGGATTTTTATCAATACCAACTAATTTATTATTATTTAAAAAATTTGCTATTACTGTTGATATCTTAGAAATTATTCCTGATAATGCTCGCTCCATTGTCTCTTTATCATTTGTTAATATAAATTGTAAATTTAAACTAGCACTCGCTGAATACGACTTATATTGGATTTTATAAGAAATCCGATGAACTAATCTTGCTGCTAAAATATCAGTAAGTTTTTCACCAGTAAGACTACTTAGGGATTCTAAATCAACATATGATAGTTTAAAAGTTTTATCATAAGATAATTCAATTGGCAAACTATCATAATAATAGTTTGAATACTCATGAGCAATTTTACGATTTAAAATATCAATAAATGTTTGAAATTGATCTGATAATTTTTTTAATCCCGTTAAATATTCTTCTTTAACAACATCATAATCAGGTTTTTCTTTCGAAACTTCTTTAAAAATATCACTACCTGTATAATCTGTTGAAAGTAAAATATTTTTTTCAGTTAAAAATGTTTGAATTCCTTGTGAGACTCGTAATGAAATATCATTTAAAACTTTGATATCCTTTGCTACTTGTAATTCTAAATCATCTGAATCAATGTCAGATGGTGTGTTTGATTGTTTACAACTAATAATACTGCTAATACCTACATTGGCGATTCCTAATGTTGCCAATAAACTCAATATTTTTTTCATTTATTAAGTTCTCCTTATTTAATATGTCTATAGGTCACTAAGTTTTAACATATTTTTTTCTACACTATTAATTGTAAATAAAAAAAACAAGTGGCCCTAATTTAACTCATTATATAAAACAATTTATTATTTTTAAAACTTTAATAAATCTCTGAATTAATTTATTTTTTAACAAAATTAAGATAAAATTGTTTATGAAAAGTACTTAC
This genomic window from Spiroplasma sp. SV19 contains:
- the mnmA gene encoding tRNA 2-thiouridine(34) synthase MnmA — protein: MEKVVVGLSGGVDSSVSLYLLQQAGYQVEGLFMRNWDSQLNNDILGNKAINNEICPQEVDYDDAVKVSIALNVPLHRVDFIKEYWEYVFKYFISEYQRGRTPNPDILCNKYIKFDYFLKYAINNYQADFIAMGHYARVRFNEEINEYQLLRGVDSDKDQTYFLSQLNQQQLAKTIFPLGDLTKKEVRAIANAQNLITANKKDSTGICFIGERDFKSFLQNYIPNQNGEIVDIETKEVVGTHNGIMYYTIGQRRGLNLGGMTEPYFVAGKNVTKNILYVAKSSEEKWLYSTSCLVTDLNWINTLKSDNFNCTAKFRYRQKDIPVKVTVLSEDKCLVHFESRVKAITPGQAAVFYNGVVCLGGGIIDEVYLDDQKLCYL
- a CDS encoding ABC transporter permease, which produces MKSNDIKILKIKPIKQGLRNNRHSSYQEPSLITKSHFFSGENSHFFNNGYFAIKPSVSEQIIEQNYLSPLTQCRELNLNLDNPDALRVLHTQAEKLEQEKTNFYQRLDKIKTTFDEKAPFHNDNHLQEPPIITNKVDLIHFNNNSPHRAISRDDRIDVDRAALKEQARAIAQKIMQKTAHKEPSKIIAPVEQDETISKPKSILTAHFPKITTVNPTPKKDIIVTQSYNNKTQNIASSSGKKSQLPFVSKINLIKEEMKFEQSSEPEQSVVKPVEKGMNIKVSTARGSEVYDELDVMEWDITKRPNLGLDHTTNKYYHQEETTVREEKIAPLPVLPKDDVETPRTIEIDEPVGSYRINNFYASLFDSPLPATKATNPVINAKMKRIRAKKQKKQENLNDENLNQEHQTNHVQPATVFSNSYKIQLLPNGRQRISKIKKNNIITWRNPIILTARIMAVVGLIILCSAFLIFNNWINNSSLDLYNFATITFGKFNFIQTNQDYLLANRVFMIIFLSIYAIIIILPFCVVSNFKIQLYLFLPFGLLFLGSFIGIALYGYFYKNNNFVLTSNIMQIISYGFLILANILMLIGILYLKLQKRPH